The Clostridiales bacterium genome includes a window with the following:
- a CDS encoding glycosyltransferase family 2 protein — translation MLMDIIYSVVVPVFNEEQLIIKTYTELTRVMNLTNKHYEIIFINDGSIDKSENILSDICKKDKHIKLINFSRNFGHQIAITAGMDHAKGLAIIVIDADLQDPPIVMLDMIEKWKEGYMVVYGKREKRLGESLFKKFTAHFFYRLLNSQTNIDIPKDVGDFRLIDRTVLLELKRLPEHNRYVRGIISWLGFKQTCVPFVRNAREIGITKYPLRKMLKLAFDGIISFSTKPLKFATHIGIISFLGSFSYLLFLMYKKFFTTKYVSGYLFIIPVTLILNSVILMCLGIIGEYIARIYDEARNRPLYIIKDIINDD, via the coding sequence ATACTTATGGACATAATTTATTCTGTAGTTGTACCTGTGTTTAATGAAGAACAATTAATAATCAAGACTTACACCGAACTAACACGCGTTATGAATTTAACAAACAAACATTATGAAATAATCTTCATAAATGATGGCAGTATAGATAAAAGTGAAAACATATTGAGCGATATCTGCAAAAAAGACAAACACATAAAACTCATAAATTTCTCTCGCAATTTTGGGCATCAGATTGCAATTACTGCCGGAATGGACCACGCTAAAGGATTAGCTATCATTGTAATTGATGCAGACCTACAAGATCCACCTATAGTTATGTTAGACATGATAGAAAAATGGAAAGAAGGATATATGGTAGTATACGGCAAACGCGAAAAAAGACTTGGTGAATCATTATTTAAAAAATTTACCGCACACTTTTTTTATAGATTATTAAATAGCCAAACTAATATTGATATACCAAAAGATGTAGGTGACTTTAGGCTAATAGATCGCACTGTGTTATTAGAACTTAAGCGCTTACCTGAGCATAATAGGTACGTACGTGGAATTATATCTTGGTTGGGCTTTAAGCAAACTTGTGTACCCTTTGTTCGAAATGCTAGGGAAATTGGTATAACTAAGTACCCATTAAGAAAAATGCTAAAACTTGCCTTTGACGGGATTATATCATTCTCGACTAAACCTCTAAAATTTGCTACCCATATTGGTATTATATCTTTTTTAGGAAGTTTTTCTTACCTTTTATTCCTTATGTACAAGAAATTTTTTACAACCAAATATGTTTCTGGATACCTATTTATAATCCCAGTCACATTAATCTTAAATAGCGTCATACTTATGTGTTTGGGAATAATAGGAGAATATATAGCTCGCATATACGACGAAGCAAGAAATAGACCTTTGTACATAATAAAAGATATCATCAACGATGACTAA